CGTAGCATgctgaaaagaacaaacaaaacgtgactgaaaatgtaacaaatttaaAGGATAAAGAATCTAATGAGAAAATATTGGAATAGATGGAAGGAAATGAAGAGCTGAACTCATgcacagaaagaaatgaaacagaacCTCCCATTTATCTACTAGTTCAACATAGCATTACTCATTTCCAGGAAGCTATTTGGTTCTGCTGGATATAGAGTCCTTTGGCTATGTCCTCTAGATATCTGTAGTTAGTTTATAGTTGTGAACAAACAGCCTTGTTGTGGGATTTGTAGCCTAATATTTGCACATGTTAAAGTTATTGCATGTTCCAACTGGCAGTCCAGCACATGTGCTGTTGAGAGGGGAACCTAAAACTAGTGACGCAGGGTGAAAACCGACACTATGCTGAGTGAGACGCGGGAAGCTGTCACCAGTAGAACGAACGTGTCAGGAAGTTGGCGGCCGTGCTGAGCCAGCCCAGGCCGTCTGTGACCGACCCCACCCGGGTGACGGCCTTGTCCTGCTCCTGCGATGGACTCTCGTCCTCAGGTAGGTAGTCTGGGATGTCTGTGTTCTCCTCCACCAGCACCGACGCGTCCTCCTGGAATGGTAACATCAGCTGCAACAAAGACAGAGAGCGAAACGCACAGAGAGTGATTTGTTTACAATAATTAATGCaatttatctaaaaataataaagtagaCAGTTGATAGCTTAATAGGGTCACAGTGAAGCCAAGAATCCTCAACTGTATTTACCATACATGACTGAGGTTTGACTGACCCCTGCTGGCCACATGATGCATTGTTACAAATGttccctctgtgtgtgtttaaactGCAGGAACCAGCGCCAAATCAGTTTACCAGAACATTATGTTATCACTTACAATTTTAATATCATTGTGGACAATATGAATACCATAAAGGACTAATTGTAATACCGTTTGTTCCCTATTATACTGGATGGATAGAGTCTAATTGCAGTAGATAAGGAATTAAtcaattatccatccatccatcctacATTACAttagattaatcaattaatcaggtgaaaagttaaaatgagctaataatttccattctgatgatcaatatttttttgaagtacaattttgtttacaaaaacatcTATTGATTTTATTCATGGTTTCGGTTAtgtgtagtttttatttcctttatattGATTGCTTTTGGCTGTTGTGTTTTAGTTTgggtatttaaaatatcttccagttctgctgttaaatgttctgtacaaaattaaaaattattagcCTTAGGGAGGGAGAACTTGCATTGTTAtaccattatcaatatatttcttgaaaatggtttcaaagcCACACTACTGGCTAActcaataatttctgggacaatttatcatccagaaacatTTGTTAGATGCCCACCAGTGACACTAAGTCAAAAGCGAGGTGGAAGTCCATAAGTGATAATATTTTCCAGTAATAAAGCCATCTCATGATTTTCATGAAGCAAAAAATATCATGGTGGAGATCTACCCCAGAAAACAGCCCTGCTATTGATATAATAGTATTTATTCTTATGTATTTCGCTAGAACATTTTCTACTTAGGGAATCATTTTCCCAAAACCCATTTTTAACCCTGATCCACAGTTTTGTTCCTTTCCGCTGTGAAGTGTAAAATCAAGATGTTTATGTAAACAGAAAACTTCTCATATTGATGCTGCACACAACAGAAACCTCCTGAACgcaattaaaaactgtttttgcagTTCGTGGAAATACGATTCCTGTGGTGGAAAAGAAACTCAAGTGTGAAGGTTTTATTGTTGAGAGTGTGCAAAACATTTCCTAATGGATGAATGTTCGCAGAATTGTTTCTACCCAAAGTCTAATATTTTCTACAGTCGAGATATTCTGTTTAAAtaatatctttttttgttggcaaacaaattttaaactgTGTCACTGATGTTAAATACCACAGAGCTGCGCCTCACACTCATAAACCCTCACTTGGGAGTGCCGATAATCCcagttaatttaaaatcaattgtTTACTTTAGAGTGACTTccctttgtttttaaactgcaatcgctataaaacaaataaaaccatcccagattaatttttatttgtctaattTCACTGTTATGTCTCATCCTGAACTCTGATGTGATCACTGATCACTGAGTGTGAAGCAGCAATCCTTCCACTCTCCACTGTTTTGTGGTACAAATGCACACAaccattgcaaaaaaaaaaaaaaaaaaaaacataatgacaCATTCAGATTTAATCTAATTCCCATAAAACACAACAAGCTCACAGTCTGAGGAAGAGATGTGACAAATCATGTCAGCATGAATAAGTTTGAATCAACACCAGTAAACTACATCTCCTgtccacacatacacaccacaTCTGACACACTCACCTATCATCTGACTTCCTCTGTGGGGGGGTAACTTTATGTAAAGCAGTTTTAGTAAACAGTGCAACTTCCCAGCTGTCCTTACCTCTCCGCCGTCCTCTGTCTTCACCACCTGCTGAGCCTTCATTACTTTGGTGGAGTTAATTGCTGTTCCCAATGCCTGACAGAAGACATTCAACGTCATAAAATGAATCTATCCAATGATATTACGCAGagaatcagtttttttccccccacataaATTGAGGGTAAACTTGAGTTGTTATCCATTTCAAAGAGAATACCTCAGCTTTAAGGTCAGAACGGATACGGACAACGCATCGCTTCACGGCCATCTGGAAGGTGAAACTGATGACTCCTCGTATCTTTAGCAAAGCCTCCTCACACAGGCTCCTTCGAGTCTGATGAGAGAAAAGATGCAGATAAAGAGAAGAGTTCACATCCCGAAGgcatacaaaacaataattgtGTTTGCATGAAATGTTAAATGTGGAAACAGCTTTCAAATGCTGCACAAACATTGAGCATGTAGTTTTGAGCCTCTGCAGAGTTGTGTGTTAGTGCAGCCCACCGGAGGCCGTCTGTCTGCGGTAATGTAATCTGGCTCGATGCAAGCTTCCTGCTGAGCAACACTCAGGTTCAGTCTCAGCATCCTGCTGTTCAATGGCTGACATTTACAACCTGTGCCCTTAACCTTCTTATAAGCCGCGGAGACGCACCTAAGATGATGTGGCATATCTGTGATTATGACAGCAGCAAACATGTTGATCTGAAGGGGATATTTGCACATCAACCGACACCAGGGGTGTGTGTCAATGTGACAGGGGCAGGGTAAAGTCCTGACGCGTCGTGTGAACACTTACAGAGTCATCCAGTCCGTCGATGTGCAAAACTACAGTTTTGGCCCTCTTGTTGTTGGAGCCGAGGAAGAAGTGGGCTTTACGGCGGCAGGACGCAGCGGCTGCCTCGGCCTGCTCAGCCTCTTCTTTACCAGCTGACTGCAGAATCTCGTATATCTCAGACGCCAGCAGTTTGGTCTCCCCGGGGGATGTGCTCCTTCAAGGTCAgagagaacaaaagaaaaacaattagaaaCGCAGTCGTGTGAAAATGAAGTGAAATGATCGGTGTCGATCAACTGAATGGAGGTGTGGATCTATAAATATCAGTCAGgctaaaagtttttgtttttttttacaaaaataataatagagaAATACAGTCACAGTAACCTGAGGACAAAGTCTTAATATCaccaaaataaagttgtaatattaggaAAATGAATTTTATGAGATCTCcaacatgaaaaataagaaattaattatcctcttgaaaatgtttttttctgcttacattATGACTATTCACTTGTAATGAAACAAACGTTCTTGTTGCCAGGTCCCAACACTCCATCATGCAACTCACAGAAGGGATGATTGAAATTAAAgccacattttgaaaataattcttgtcgtttgtaatttaatttttagaaaataaagtgagaaagaaaaaagtcaattaaaattggaaattggatctggtataaaaaaaaaattgagattttattttaaacccaTAATACCCAgccctagttttttttttaacaaatccaGATTACAGCATTCAACAAGGCATCAAAAATtgtaaggaaaacattttattaagttATTTGGAATTTTGCTGAAGTTGTCCTTCATACATCCCATTAAATCCTGACTGAATAAAGGGACTGTCACCACAGACCCTTAAATAAAGCTGTTATGTCTTTCACCTCAACAGACTACACTTCCATTTAACAACAAACGACTGGCcatcatttgtattgttttattttcattggttTGTTTaggatttaaatgtaaaaataattaaattcatcTCCACGTCAGTTAAGAGTGAGAAACACGTATGGTGACTGTGTGCGCAAGCAGCATTTTACATTACTGCCACTCTACAGTAATTCAGCTTTAATAACACTCTGCCTGAGATGACAAGTAAAAACCAACATTGTGTCCAGAAATATTGCAGAAACTGtccaagcaaaagaaaaaaaaactaaggtttataaaacaaagtgcACCATAAGCATGCATTTCTGACATGCTGCAGACAGAGACTTACTTCTGCATGACATTCTGCAAGCTCAGCATCATGCCCAGCTCGCCCTTCAGCTTCTCCCTGTTGGCCCGACATTCTGCCAGGTAGCGCACAGCCTGCAAGGGAGAGGGCAGCTTTTATCTGTCTGCTGTTAAACGTCACAGAGAAGCGTTTTAAAAGAGGCACCCACGGTCAGCTGCACATACATTACCAAAACTCTGACTTTGTGTTCGTAATTAATAGGTCTCTTACATCAAACCACCTAAATGCGTAGCAGCAGTAACATGTGGTGCCGcacaaaagtgtttcagtgAATTAAAATATGAGGATGAGACGAAGCCTGGGCTGTATTTGCATCACAAAAAACGAGGCAAAAACGAGGCTGTTTTTTGTGCCAGAAATAACCTTACAGCTGCAATTAAAATCTGCTTCAATGCAGTAAAGGGGggaaggaacaaaaaaaaaaaacacaaatttaaaccACTCATTCAGCAACTGAATGAATACTCTCTATTAATACCAGAGAGAAACTCACATATTTCAGAAACCGCTAGAAAACATAGTTAGGACACATTTTGTTTAACACCATTTATGTTGCtattttattcatataaatCTGAACAATCTCCGTCTTTGcataatggtaaaaaaaaagctttataggTTTAAGGTAATGCTTACCAACAGTGCAGAGTAGACAACCTGTGGGTTAGGATGGTCGAAAAAAAGGATGAGCCCCGGCAggcaaccctggtcctcaactATGGCTCTTCGATTCAGGGGGTCCGCGGCGAGATCTCTCAGCTGGTTTACCACAGTCAGTGCATCCACCTCCGCACTCATGGTGCCTCCGGCTTTGATGGCACGTGcatcaaaccaacctgttctctttactggaaaaagaaaaatgggatAAAATTTGGAATTGACTTCCTGAAATTACGGTGAAtgaaaaatcatatttttcttgTGCCAATTATGTTATGAATCGTCAAAGCTGAAGTCTTAAAAACAGTCAGATGACTTTAGCAAAGTTAAAAAGGCCTAttatatgcaaaaaaaagtaatattagAAACCCCATAGTAGaagtttttttaacaattatataattttacGACAAAATTCAGCTCGGGTGTATCAATTTTCCACTAATTATTCACATATTTCTACAACTTAGTTGAATTAAAACGGTGGTAACTTGAACATGCCTTGGAATGcaacaaacttgtttttattaagGTCACAGTGATTATTAGAGCACAAACCAAACACTGAACTTAAAGGAAGTATCTGTGAACCTTTAAGGGCCACTTacaaaaaagcataaaacagaTGAAGGATTAGAACTAAGGGTAACAAAAGCATGTGGTTTccattatttgtaaaaagtttgGAATCATTTCTACATCTGGATAAAGAGTAAGAGGACTGAAACCAAATACACGTCACTTATAGAAATATGCCAAAGAAGAATTTAGATtgtgaatgaaataaataaaaatatattgcataaaaataaacctgtaTGTAATTTATATGATCAAATATACACAAACACCAAGCTAATAAAGGTCATAATTCTTGCTTTATTCTACATGACATGCAATATACTATAATAATTCAATATTAGCTATACATGTTGTGTTATACTTTCGTATTAAATTCAATTACACATTGAATTAGAGTTAACAACCACCTAAAATATGTCAATATACTTAGCTTGTTGCTTAAAACCTACAGACAGGTGTCTGATAGGATTTCTGTGAGCCCTAATCGTTGTGATATTACACCAGCTGACAGGACatagattgattttattgacaCACTAAAAAAACCCGCAGCTGTCATAtgcaacaaaatatatttttgtatgtgGTTGgaagaatatttcaaaaataaaaccgtCCACGACAGCACATTAAGGCTTACGTATTAAAGGGTTTGTAACAATGAAAGTAAAGGCTCGTTTTTTTTGTCCCCAGGCTCACCTTAAATCACGCCCTGTTGTACACAGCCGATTCAGCAGCGGCTAGGCTAAGCTAACTATCCGTACTCCAAAGCTAGCTTTATGTCAGTTGGTCATGAAAGTCCCAAGCCAAATCCGGATCAACTCAGCCACTACGAATACAAAATTGACACCTGAACCGATAGCTATGTTACGAAACTACCTAAAGTAAAtagtaacaaaaacaatttcaccACCCCTTGGCCTGTGTCCCCTTTCTTCCCCTGCGCTTCTTTTGCTAGCAGCTGTGCACAGTGTTTGGGTTTTGAAGCACACCGACAGGGTGCAGCTGTTTTGTTATCAAGGGCATTCCAGTGCCACCGACGGGATGTCAGTATTAAGTGTCATTTTTCAACCGGGATGTGCGGGAATATAAAACAAACGTCGAAAACTTCCCTGAAATCTGATTGGACGGGGAAACCTGATCGCCTCTACAGTGTAGACGTACATGCCGTACGATACGTCATAGCGTTAGCCATATTGTGAGTGGCATTTTTACTTTAGGAAAAAGTTTTGCTAATATTTTATGTGagtgatttttatatttagtcgcttctatatataaaataaagctgGAGATGTTCCATGGATCCAAACTTGTACGGCTGACCCGAACGGAATATATACCTTTGAACCAAGGCCAGAAAGTGATTGGTTTATAACCAAATGACGAAGAGATAGGATCATACTTCTGCTTTGTACTTTCCACTTACTATTACTTACCTCCAAATGTTAAACAGGTGAGCCCCACAAACTACACAGTCACAAAGTTTAAGCTAAAGAACCTAATGCCATACAAAATATGGAAGTAATTTAGTCCATCTCACGGTAAAGTAGGAGGATGGGCTAGTACTGATTGGTGAAGTGGTTAGTTACTCAACACAAACAACCAATCCGTGCTCTGTAAATCCAATAATCGAATTGGTTAAAAAACTCAATCCTAAAGTTCTTCCCACATTATTTATCCTTGTGCACTACATGCTCCTCGTCGTGTGTGGAAGGTGCCTAAACTAGCGATAGCGGCTTTCAGTAAGTTTAACTTTTATGCAGCTGATTTTCGGCTACATATGTAGCGGTAAAAATTAATTAGTCAATAACACTCCCACGTTTAACTTAATTAAGACTTAAGCTTAAATCTTGAGAAGCGTAAAGTTTGGATTAGCCAACAACCGCTGCTATCGTTAGCATTAGTTAGCATCGTGACCCGCTAATCGAAGGTCTGGGAAATCCAGCTAACTAAAGAATAATGTCATTAAAAGAATGGCCACCCGCTGTCGTCCACTTTGAACCGGCgtacttttgttcattttaaagtgGCCAAATATCGAAACAAACGTCGGTGTAAGGTAACTTTCACTATGTAGCTTTGCCCTGCGTGTTTATTTCCACGGTTACAGTTAAGGATAGACAAGGTTACATTGGGAAATTTTGATACGTTCTAAGAAATGAGAAAATTGAGAAACGAACACAAGCATTGCTATCAGAAGTATGTTTGCTGTACTTTCTTTGTTGGAcctcttttttcctttcacagTTTTCACGGCTTGCACCACTTCTTGGAAGGATTCATAAAGAAATTCTTTTTTTGGATCAAAATTTACTTTAATGATGACATTGGAGGACAAAGCCAACATCATAGCAAGGGTTGGCATAGAGTATATTGCATAAagcattttcagtttgtttattctgttttttttttttgtctcttccaGCTCCTCTTTCTGTGGATCATGCTGATCTGGAGACATGTTCCCTATGTATTTTTGAAACTGATCAACAGAAATGAGTAAAGAACATGCAAAGATTGAAATGGACCTGGTGGGTGActactttattgttttttttgggagggggaGAGGTTTAGTGCTGTACAATATGTGAAATTGCAATATCGAGATTCTTAACATCTCAATCACTGAGGCCTGATCTCTACAGCACAGGACAAAGATTTGGAAGCAAGATTAAATTCATATTGTCATCAATATACTTTGTTCAAAATAACACTTGGAAAAAAACCCCCTGCTTATCAGAATTCATTAGCATAGTATTTCCTTCAAATTTATTCAAAGAAATTGCCTCTGGTTTTAACGTCATGGCAGAGATGCAGTATTCAAACTTCTGTTACTTTTGCACTTGAGAAATGACTTTTACTGCTCTTCTCGCTGCTATTAATGTTGTTAATGTGTAGTCTAATGATTTGGTAACATGAAAGTATATCTAGAGGTAAACCAGTGCCAGTCAAGAGTTTGATTTACACAGTGAATGGATATCAAAATCCACAGATGTCATACTTGGGCctgtcacaaaaacacattttgtaggACGTTACTGCAATAAATtataatgttgttgtttcaaACCATTGTCAGGTAATATGGTAATAGAATAATAGTGCAAGAAGAAGTTCtcaaatgtcaacaaaataagGAACATTTTATcaatggaactggaagacattttaaacatccaaaataaataaacaaaacagaaagaaatgggctagttcagaccaaaagcaccagactgaagacttttgtcatccagtgttcagtagaaagaaaaagagtaaaacaataaatcattcaaatgTAAATTATCATGCTGATAAACGATAATTGAtctattgtgacaggcctaatcatgctcttttttatgattattattattattgtattgtAAACAGAAATTGGAAATTGCTTCCAAATGTTTGGCTGATTTTGCAGATCTTGTGGCCAGAGATGTGGAAAGCTCAGGGAGTGTGGTGGGAACATTGTGATTATAGTGGTGAGAAAAATTTGACACCAATCAACATTGTCATtgtttcagcagcagctctacgtTTTATTCATATCCAAACCAGGAACTACCACCCTGTTTGTTTCAATGAACATGTAAAGTGCCTTTTGACGTCAGATTGGTGGGAATAGTTATCTTGTGTCCCCTAAGAGAACAGGAGTCCCTGTAACAGACATGTTGAtgcttgcattttattttcccctTCTAGGCTTTTGGTTCAGGAAAGTCTTACGGTTCTTCCAGAAGCTTGGTAAGGAGAATCGCGTCCAGTCTTCCCATTAAGCCATGCCCCCGGGTTCATTTTCAGGTAAGGTGCTGCAAcggcctttttatttttatccaaatcTAACATTTCTGTGGGGCTTTGAAGTTTTCTTTCAAGTTGTTAATGGCTGCTTCAGCCATGTTTTTCACCGTTTTTCCATCCATTTCTCCAAACTAATGTCAAACTAGTACCAACAAAGCTCACACCCTCattggtgtttgtttttctttcttttcttttttttcttctttggctGTTTTCACTTATGAACTATAAACAGAGCGTCACTGAACTCATGATCACTGGTAAAATGAATTCTCATTTTACCAGTGAGAATTCTGACTGTTTGGATACAAGACTTTGGCGATTTGATTGACATCTGATTTCCTTtcctcctccatgggctgccaccttatcgtggtggaggggtttgagtgtcccaatgatcctaggagctatgctgtctggggcttcatgcccctggtagggtcacccaaggcagacaggtcctaggtgagggaccagacaaagagcagcccgaagaccccaatgatgaaggaaaaccttggacttggtgttccctcgcccggacgcgggtcaccggggccccactctggagctaggcctggagggggggcacgatggcgagcgtctggtggccgggcttttacccatggagcccggccgggctcagcccgaggaggaaacatgggccccccctcccatgggcccaccacccgtgggaggggccaaaggggtcgggtgcagtgtgggatgggtggcagcagagggaggggaccctggcggtccgatcctcggttgcagaaactggctcttgggacgtggaatgtcacctctctggtggggaaggagccggagctagtgcgtgaggtcgagaggttccggctagaaatagtcggtctcacctcgacgcacggctctggttctggaaccagtctccttgagaggggctggacatacttccactctggagttgcccaaggtgagaggcgtcgggcaggagtgggcatacttgttgctccccatctcggcgcctgtacgttggggtttaccccggtgaacgagagggtagcatccctccgcctacgggtggggggacgggttctgactgtcgtttgtgcttacgggccgaacgacagttcagattacccaccctttttggagtccttagagggggtactggagagtgctcctcctggggactcccttgttctgctgggggacttcaacgctcacgtgggcaatgacagtgagacctggaggggcgtggttgggaggaacggcccccccgacctgaactcgagcggtgttctgttgctggacttctgtgctcgccatggattgtccataacgaacaccatg
This portion of the Xiphophorus hellerii strain 12219 chromosome 21, Xiphophorus_hellerii-4.1, whole genome shotgun sequence genome encodes:
- the armc1 gene encoding armadillo repeat-containing protein 1, whose translation is MSAEVDALTVVNQLRDLAADPLNRRAIVEDQGCLPGLILFFDHPNPQVVYSALLAVRYLAECRANREKLKGELGMMLSLQNVMQKSTSPGETKLLASEIYEILQSAGKEEAEQAEAAAASCRRKAHFFLGSNNKRAKTVVLHIDGLDDSTRRSLCEEALLKIRGVISFTFQMAVKRCVVRIRSDLKAEALGTAINSTKVMKAQQVVKTEDGGELMLPFQEDASVLVEENTDIPDYLPEDESPSQEQDKAVTRVGSVTDGLGWLSTAANFLTRSFYW